In Cotesia glomerata isolate CgM1 linkage group LG3, MPM_Cglom_v2.3, whole genome shotgun sequence, one genomic interval encodes:
- the LOC123261765 gene encoding pre-mRNA-splicing factor CWC25 homolog — translation MGGGDLNLKKSWHPSTMKNMEKVWKAQQQDNQEKKKIAELKRDIELEREREDLKKYAMEQGTIEKKDDKKLDWMYTKPQNSINREEYLLGKKIDKNFEKIASAEKNSERNELPGNHVDYECVPPSIRSFSGNEQVDLARKLQEDPMFAIKKKEMESRSKLLQNPVKLKKLQELVKNKSSSSSSQRRSSKSDKDSDRSAKDKDHRQSHKKIKLSEKEKLKRLKAMMANGSWREKERKNNVKRYREQDKLETSEKDYNPDFIRKQLAKATEEATVASRIKSNVNNIQRSNRNMDRNFARR, via the coding sequence atgggAGGTGGagatcttaatttaaaaaaatcatggcATCCCTCAACGatgaaaaatatggaaaaagtCTGGAAGGCCCAACAACAAGacaatcaagagaaaaaaaaaattgcggaATTAAAAAGAGACATAGAATTAGAACGTGAAAGAGaggatttaaaaaagtatgcAATGGAACAAGGAACTATTGAGAAAAAGGACGATAAGAAACTTGATTGGATGTATACGAAGCCACAAAATTCTATCAATCGTgaagaatatttattagggAAAaagattgataaaaattttgaaaaaattgcttctgcggaaaaaaattcagaacGTAATGAATTACCTGGTAACCATGTAGACTATGAGTGTGTACCACCATCAATAAGATCTTTTTCGGGAAACGAACAAGTGGATTTGGCAAGAAAGTTACAAGAAGATCCAATGtttgctattaaaaaaaaagaaatggaATCAAGAAGTAAACTTTTACAAAATCCAGTAAagctgaaaaaattacaagaacTTGTAAAGAATAAATCAAGTTCATCATCTTCGCAACGTAGGTCATCAAAAAGTGATAAAGATTCGGATAGATCAGCTAAAGATAAGGACCACCGTCaatctcataaaaaaataaagctttcggagaaagaaaaattaaaacgtTTAAAAGCAATGATGGCTAATGGATCTTGGCGTGAGAAAGAACGGAAAAATAATGTCAAACGTTACAGAGAACAAGATAAATTAGAAACTTCTGAAAAAGATTATAATcctgattttattagaaaacaACTCGCTAAAGCAACAGAAGAAGCAACAGTCGCCTCAAGAATCAAGtcaaatgtaaataatattcaaagaTCTAACCGAAATATGGATAGGAATTTCGCCAGACGATAA
- the LOC123261764 gene encoding speckle-type POZ protein-like translates to MIRGCTTKDEHNITYEWEIKKFDTYLSYVKFGMKSIESTKFSSGSPFKDIWCLKSVFRDGTVEIVLCLLSNHSLPIETKYSFFILDNEKKKVFMKSYHSPLSTGEETYLILSKKNWENNEDRYLPNNILTVGLDLSVFDEPITISSEFELKIAKRPMAQDYKEFYLAKIETDVTINVGDEKFRAHKSILMARSCVLAAMFNNEMIEKKENTVTIPDIDPQIFEKILEFIYTDQVSDLDENAELLLEGADKYQLQSLKEMCEESLSKTLTFENAFKLSIFADFHNANHLLKFTDNFILLNVDKVFNTLNFDQLEKSNLYLILKLLRKHPFPMDKN, encoded by the coding sequence atgattaGAGGTTGTACAACAAAAGATGAACATAACATTACTTATGAATgggagataaaaaaatttgatacttaCCTATCATATGTTAAATTCGGAATGAAAAGTATTGAGTCTACAAAATTTTCATCAGGATCACCGTTTAAAGATATATGGTGTCTTAAATCTGTCTTTAGAGATGGCACCGTAGAAATTGTTCTATGTTTATTAAGCAATCATTCACTACCAATTGAAAcgaaatattcatttttcattttggataatgaaaaaaaaaaagtttttatgaaGAGCTACCATAGCCCATTGAGTACGGGTGAAGAAACATATttgattttatcaaaaaaaaattgggaaaaTAATGAAGATCGATATTTACCAAATAACATTTTGACAGTAGGTTTGGATCTTTCTGTATTTGATGAACCTATCACAATTTCTTCAGAATTTGAACTAAAAATTGCAAAGCGCCCGATGGCCCAAgattataaagaattttaccTTGCGAAGATAGAAACTGATGTTACAATCAACGTGggtgatgaaaaatttcgggCTCATAAATCTATTTTAATGGCACGAAGTTGCGTTCTCGCTGCAATgtttaataatgaaatgatcgaaaaaaaggaaaataccGTAACTATACCAGATATCGATCCTcagatatttgaaaaaattctagaatttatttatactgatCAAGTTAGTGATTTAGATGAAAATGCTGAGCTTCTATTAGAAGGCGCTGACAAATATCAGCTTCAATCACTCAAAGAAATGTGTGAAGAATCTCTTAGTAAAActttaacttttgaaaatgCGTTTAAGTTGTCTATTTTTGCTGATTTTCACAATGCCAATCACTTACTTAAATTTactgataattttattctctTGAACGTCGACAAagtttttaatactttaaatttTGACCAGCtcgaaaaatcaaatttatatttgattttgAAATTGTTAAGAAAGCATCCATTTCCaatggataaaaattaa
- the LOC123261100 gene encoding inactivation-no-after-potential D protein: MTLCHQETKGGSPLFTNHWGPERSVVLHKSYGGSLGFSIISGKIEISSENASPPEQICGIFIKSVEPNSPAGESKQLSIGDRILEANNEDLRTVPYEFAVNVIKNSGDTLRLVLQSFISSENNNVNKNPPVSRRSTVKRSIKILDKSKSVMKSQSIEGPTEATSNHVEEGQKEKKKYSSGSDSESEEDERQLEGNVITASGKEISRKSAAYLKKTATDQEEEDDYGYTMMKINKKYKNLGNNVILVRLEKEGRDYGIALAGHSDRKKMSTFICGLNPKGAAYKTGLFKVGDEIIEVNGQVLKGRCHLNSVVVIRKLLDTTLTMILYRSPKQNDYVAIDEVHQFPPTLEESDLYSQYENVHTVTVKKGTYGMGIMIIHGKHPELGQGIFVSDIQEGSTAEVAGLQVGDLLLGVNSDTLLDTKQDEATNILKQCEGLVTLIVCSPKGKEPPQSVPQETQGSDKPAGAAAPEGEKPKPVEPPKPVKKQMNIEFSKSNDKPLGFTIVGGNNTPIGAIFVLDVNSDTPIGTEDTFLQKGDQILEVGAEKFNNVDNHKATLTIIGATGTVKMVIYRDEKYIEEFEVELQKKAGKPLGLYLKGYKDGKGAYISELLAGGTALESGKLAYGDRIVGVCGDDVKEKPIEEIVILIKVANPVKLKIQRYKVNK; this comes from the exons ATGACTCTCTGTCATCAAGAAACGAAAGGCGGGAGTCCTCTTTTTACAAATCATTGGGGACCTGAACGAAGTGTCGTGTTACACAAATCATATGGAGGAAGTTTGGGGTTCAGTATTATTAGTGGAAAG aTAGAAATAAGTAGTGAAAATGCAAGCCCTCCAGAACAAATATGTGGTATATTCATCAAAAGTGTTGAGCCCAATAGTCCAGCAGGAGAAAGTAAACAGTTATCG attGGAGACAGAATTTTAGAAGCTAATAATGAAGATTTAAGAACTGTGCCATATGAATTTGCtgttaatgtaattaaaaattccggtGATACGCTGCGATTGGTATTACAGTCTTTCATATCATCg GAAAATaacaatgtaaataaaaatccacCTGTATCTCGTCGTTCAACGGTAAAAAg atcaataaaaattttagataaatctAAATCTGTTATGAAATCACAAAGCATCGAAGGTCCCACGGAAGCCACAAGCAATCATGTTGAGGAAGGTcagaaagagaaaaaaaagtatagcTCCGGAAGCGATTCTGAAAGTGAAGAAGATGAGCGGCAATTGGAAGGAAATGTCATTACAGCAAGTGGAAAAGAA atatctAGGAAAAGTGCTGcttatctcaaaaaaactgcaaCGGATCAAGAAGAAGAAGACGATTATGGATATACGATGA tgaaaatcaataaaaagtacaaaaatttAGGAAATAATGTCATATTGGTAAGATTAGAGAAAGAAGGCCGAGATTATGGAATAGCTCTTGCTGGTCACAGCGATAGAAAGAAAATGAGTACTTTTATTTGTGGTTTGAATCCAAAAGGCGCAGCATATAAAACTGGACTATTTAAAGTAGGGGATGAAATTATAGAGGTAAATGGCCAAGTTTTGAAAGGACGATGTCATTTAAACTCTGTAGTTGTAATTAGAAAACTACTCGACACTACATTGACCATGATTTTATATCG GTCAcctaaacaaaatgattatgTAGCAATAGATGAAGTTCATCAGTTTCCTCCTACACTAGAAGAGAGT gaTTTATACAGTCAATATGAGAATGTCCATACAGTAACCGTAAAAAAG ggTACATATGGAATGGGTATTATGATAATTCACGGTAAACATCCTGAATTAGGACAAGGTATATTTGTATCTGATATTCAAGAAGGAAGTACAGCAGAAGtg gcTGGTCTTCAAGTTGGTGATTTACTATTAGGAGTTAATTCTGATACTTTGTTGGATACCAAACAGGatgaa GCTACAAATATTCTTAAACAATGTGAAGGGTTGGTAACATTAATAGTATGTAGTCCCAAAGGTAAAGAACCTCCACAAAGTGTCCCACAGGAAACTCAAGGAAGCGATAAACCTGCTGGAGCTGCTG CTCCTGAAGGAGAAAAACCGAAACCGGTAGAACCACCGAAGCCtgttaaaaaacaaatgaatatagaattttcaaaatcaaatGATAAACCTCTTGGATTTACAATTGTTGGTGGAAATAATACACCAatt gGTGCTATATTTGTTTTGGATGTCAATTCAGATACTCCAATCGGCACAGAAGATACTTTCTTGCAAAAAGGTGATCAAATTCTTGAAGTTGGAGCTGAGAAATTCAATAATGTTGATAATCATAAAGCAACATTAACAATTATAGGCGCTACTGgaact gtAAAAATGGTTATATATCGCGATGAAAAATACATTGAAGAATTTGAAGTTGAATTGCAGAAAAAAGCTGGAAAACCATTAGGTTTATATCTTAAAGGCTATAAAGACGGAAAAGGAGCTTACATATCCGAATTG CTCGCCGGTGGAACTGCATTAGAATCCGGTAAATTGGCCTACGGAGATCGTATAGTTGGAGTTTGTGGAGATGATGTTAAAGAAAAACCTATTGAAGAGATTGTGATTTTGATAAAAGTAGCGAATCCGGTGAAACTTAAAATACAAAGATACaaagtgaataaataa